The proteins below are encoded in one region of Nocardioides marmorisolisilvae:
- a CDS encoding MlaE family ABC transporter permease: protein MASSVATRVLAPIGTAGKLFAFALDVGRSLFRRPFQTREFIQQAWFIASVTIIPTALIAIPFGAVIALQVGGLIKQFGAQSFTGSASVLAVVQQAAPIGTALLIAGAGGSAIAADLGSRKIREELDAMMVLGIDPIQRLVVPRVLGAMLVAVFLNGMVSVVGVAGGYVFNVILQHGTPGAYLASFTALAQLPDLWEGMAKALIFGLIAAIVASYKGVNAGGGPKGVGDAVNESVVITFIFLFIVNFVMSAIWIQLVPPKTG, encoded by the coding sequence ATGGCATCCTCGGTCGCGACCCGCGTCCTGGCTCCGATCGGGACGGCGGGCAAGCTCTTCGCCTTCGCCCTCGACGTCGGCCGTTCGCTGTTCCGGCGACCGTTCCAGACCCGCGAGTTCATCCAGCAGGCGTGGTTCATCGCCTCGGTGACGATCATTCCCACGGCCCTGATCGCGATCCCGTTCGGTGCGGTCATCGCCCTGCAGGTCGGCGGCCTGATCAAGCAGTTCGGTGCGCAGTCGTTCACCGGCTCGGCCTCCGTGCTCGCCGTGGTCCAGCAGGCGGCCCCGATCGGCACCGCTCTGCTGATCGCCGGCGCAGGCGGCTCCGCGATCGCGGCGGACCTCGGCTCGCGGAAGATCCGTGAGGAGCTCGACGCGATGATGGTGCTGGGGATCGACCCGATCCAGCGCCTCGTCGTCCCCCGCGTGCTCGGCGCGATGCTGGTCGCGGTGTTCCTCAACGGGATGGTCAGCGTCGTCGGCGTCGCCGGCGGCTACGTCTTCAACGTGATCCTCCAGCACGGCACGCCCGGCGCTTACCTCGCGAGCTTCACCGCGCTGGCGCAGCTGCCCGACCTGTGGGAGGGGATGGCCAAGGCGCTGATCTTCGGACTCATCGCCGCCATCGTGGCCAGCTACAAGGGCGTCAACGCCGGAGGCGGCCCGAAGGGCGTCGGCGACGCGGTCAACGAGTCGGTCGTCATCACGTTCATCTTCCTGTTCATCGTCAACTTCGTCATGAGCGCGATCTGGATCCAGCTCGTGCCACCGAAGACGGGTTGA
- a CDS encoding ABC transporter ATP-binding protein — translation MGVEIKVDNLTKSFGKQLIWGGVTLTLPAGEVSVMLGPSGTGKSVFLKALIGLLKPDEGSILIEGVDIASCPEKELYEVRKLFGVLFQDGAMFGSMNLFDNVAFPLREHTRKSESEIRNIVMEKMDLVGLLGAEMKLPGEISGGMRKRAGLARALVLDPEILLIDEPDSGLDPVRTSFINQLFIDLNAQIDATFLIVTHDINSTRTVPDNIGLLYHKHLAMFGPREMLLSSEEPVVRQFLNAQTIGPIGMSEEKDADELEAEKDMEMPPLPPIPLQLEPSNGIPRRGQRAPGEWCREHGVTPPPGSFQPNMSMAIGG, via the coding sequence ATGGGCGTCGAGATCAAGGTCGACAATCTGACCAAGTCGTTCGGCAAGCAGCTGATCTGGGGTGGGGTCACTCTGACGCTGCCGGCCGGCGAGGTCTCGGTGATGCTCGGTCCCTCCGGCACCGGCAAGTCGGTGTTCCTCAAGGCGTTGATCGGTCTGCTCAAGCCCGACGAGGGCAGCATCCTGATCGAGGGCGTCGACATCGCGAGCTGTCCGGAGAAGGAGCTCTACGAGGTCCGCAAGCTCTTCGGGGTGCTGTTCCAGGACGGCGCGATGTTCGGGTCGATGAACCTCTTCGACAACGTCGCGTTCCCGCTGCGCGAGCACACTCGCAAGTCAGAGTCCGAGATCCGCAACATCGTGATGGAGAAGATGGACCTGGTGGGTCTGCTGGGGGCGGAGATGAAGCTCCCCGGTGAGATCTCCGGTGGCATGCGCAAGCGCGCCGGGCTGGCCCGGGCGCTGGTCCTCGACCCCGAGATCCTGCTGATCGACGAGCCCGACTCCGGCCTCGACCCGGTGCGCACGTCGTTCATCAACCAGCTGTTCATCGACCTCAACGCCCAGATCGACGCGACGTTCCTGATCGTCACCCACGACATCAACTCGACGCGGACGGTGCCCGACAACATCGGGCTGCTCTACCACAAGCACTTGGCGATGTTCGGTCCGCGGGAGATGCTGCTGAGCTCCGAGGAGCCGGTCGTGCGGCAGTTCCTCAACGCTCAGACGATCGGTCCGATCGGCATGAGCGAGGAGAAGGACGCCGACGAGCTGGAGGCGGAGAAGGACATGGAGATGCCGCCGCTGCCCCCGATCCCGCTGCAGCTGGAGCCCTCCAACGGCATTCCGCGTCGTGGCCAGCGTGCGCCCGGTGAGTGGTGCCGTGAGCACGGCGTGACCCCGCCCCCGGGCTCCTTCCAACCGAATATGTCGATGGCCATCGGGGGCTGA
- the rplL gene encoding 50S ribosomal protein L7/L12, with protein sequence MAKLSTDELLDAFKEMTLLELSEFVKQFEDTFGVTAAAPVAVAAAPAAGGAGDAGDAAAEQDEFDVVLESAGDKKINVIKEVRALTSLGLKEAKDLVEAAPKAILEKANKETAEKAKEALEGAGATVTLK encoded by the coding sequence ATGGCGAAGCTCAGCACCGACGAGCTGCTCGACGCTTTCAAGGAGATGACCCTCCTGGAGCTCAGCGAGTTCGTCAAGCAGTTCGAGGACACCTTCGGCGTCACCGCGGCCGCCCCCGTCGCGGTCGCCGCCGCCCCCGCCGCCGGCGGTGCCGGTGACGCCGGTGACGCCGCCGCCGAGCAGGACGAGTTCGACGTCGTCCTCGAGTCCGCCGGTGACAAGAAGATCAACGTCATCAAGGAGGTGCGTGCTCTCACCAGCCTGGGTCTGAAGGAGGCCAAGGACCTGGTCGAGGCCGCGCCGAAGGCGATCCTGGAGAAGGCCAACAAGGAGACCGCGGAGAAGGCCAAGGAGGCCCTCGAGGGCGCCGGGGCCACCGTCACCCTCAAGTGA
- the rplJ gene encoding 50S ribosomal protein L10 produces the protein MARPDKAAAVAEIVEQFNDSAGAVLTEYRGLTVKQLQELRRTLGENANYAVVKNTLTKIAAKEAGVDGVDDLLNGPTAIAFISGDLVEAAKGLRDFAKAHPALVIKGGYVDGAPIEASQIAKLADLESRDVLLGKLAGAMLASLSQAVYLLNAPLSQAARLAGALQAKAEQDPSILAGGAPAPAEATEEAAAPEAPAEDAASEDAPASEESAEASAEAPESTEA, from the coding sequence ATGGCGCGGCCAGACAAGGCAGCAGCCGTCGCGGAGATCGTCGAGCAGTTCAACGACTCCGCGGGTGCTGTGCTGACCGAGTACCGCGGTCTCACCGTGAAGCAGCTGCAGGAACTGCGGCGCACGCTCGGCGAGAACGCCAACTACGCCGTGGTCAAGAACACGCTCACCAAGATCGCCGCCAAGGAGGCGGGAGTCGACGGCGTCGACGACCTGCTGAACGGCCCGACCGCGATCGCCTTCATCAGCGGCGACCTGGTCGAGGCGGCGAAGGGTCTGCGTGACTTTGCCAAGGCACACCCCGCCCTCGTGATCAAGGGCGGGTACGTCGACGGTGCACCGATCGAGGCCTCGCAGATCGCCAAGCTGGCGGATCTGGAGTCCCGCGACGTGCTGCTGGGCAAGCTTGCGGGCGCGATGCTCGCCTCGCTCTCCCAGGCCGTCTACCTGCTCAACGCCCCGCTGTCGCAGGCCGCCCGTCTGGCGGGTGCCCTGCAGGCGAAGGCCGAGCAGGACCCCTCGATCCTCGCCGGTGGCGCTCCTGCCCCCGCGGAGGCCACCGAGGAAGCTGCAGCGCCCGAGGCTCCGGCCGAGGACGCTGCATCCGAGGACGCGCCCGCGTCCGAGGAGAGCGCTGAGGCCAGCGCAGAGGCCCCCGAAAGCACCGAGGCCTGA
- the rplA gene encoding 50S ribosomal protein L1, with protein sequence MQRSKTYRAAAESYDQDELHAPLAAIKIAKQNAKKKFDETVDVAMRLGVDPRKADQMVRGTVNLPHGTGKAARVLVFANADKAEAAREAGADIVGGDELIEKVNGGWIDFDAVVATPDMMGKVGRLGRVLGPRGLMPNPKTGTVTPDVAKAVSDIKGGKIEFRVDRHANLHFIIGKASFSELQLAENYAAALEEVLRLKPNSSKGRYIKKVTVSTTMGPGVQIDPNRTRNVTGDDEA encoded by the coding sequence ATGCAGCGCAGCAAGACCTACCGCGCGGCGGCGGAGTCGTACGACCAGGACGAGCTCCACGCCCCGCTGGCCGCGATCAAGATCGCGAAGCAGAACGCCAAGAAGAAGTTCGACGAGACCGTCGACGTCGCCATGCGCCTCGGCGTGGACCCCCGCAAGGCGGACCAGATGGTGCGCGGCACGGTGAACCTGCCGCACGGCACCGGCAAGGCCGCGCGGGTGCTGGTGTTCGCCAACGCGGACAAGGCCGAGGCCGCCCGCGAGGCCGGCGCCGACATCGTCGGTGGCGACGAGCTCATCGAGAAGGTGAACGGCGGCTGGATCGACTTCGACGCCGTCGTCGCGACTCCCGACATGATGGGCAAGGTCGGTCGGCTGGGCCGGGTCCTCGGACCGCGCGGCCTGATGCCGAACCCCAAGACCGGCACGGTCACCCCCGACGTCGCCAAGGCTGTCTCCGACATCAAGGGCGGCAAGATCGAGTTCCGTGTCGACCGGCACGCGAACCTGCACTTCATCATCGGCAAGGCGTCGTTCTCCGAGCTCCAGCTCGCCGAGAACTACGCCGCCGCGCTCGAGGAGGTGCTGCGGCTCAAGCCGAACAGCTCCAAGGGCCGGTACATCAAGAAGGTCACCGTCTCCACGACGATGGGTCCCGGGGTCCAGATCGACCCGAACCGCACCCGCAACGTCACCGGCGACGACGAGGCCTGA
- the rplK gene encoding 50S ribosomal protein L11 yields MPPKKKIAALVKVQLQAGAATPAPPVGTALGPHGVNIMDFCKAYNAQTESMRGNVIPVEITIYEDRSFEFITKTPPAAELIKKAAGIAKGSGVPQSDKVGRLTKDQVREIAQTKLPDLNANDIDAAMKIVEGTARSMGVTTD; encoded by the coding sequence ATGCCCCCGAAGAAGAAGATCGCTGCCCTGGTCAAGGTGCAGCTGCAGGCCGGAGCCGCGACGCCGGCCCCGCCCGTCGGTACCGCGCTCGGTCCGCACGGCGTCAACATCATGGACTTCTGCAAGGCGTACAACGCCCAGACGGAGTCCATGCGCGGCAACGTGATCCCGGTCGAGATCACGATCTACGAGGACCGCTCGTTCGAGTTCATCACCAAGACCCCGCCGGCAGCAGAGCTGATCAAGAAGGCTGCCGGGATCGCCAAGGGGTCCGGTGTCCCGCAGTCGGACAAGGTCGGCAGGCTCACCAAGGACCAGGTGCGTGAGATCGCCCAGACCAAGCTGCCCGACCTGAACGCCAACGACATCGATGCCGCCATGAAGATCGTGGAGGGCACCGCTCGCTCGATGGGCGTCACCACCGACTGA
- the nusG gene encoding transcription termination/antitermination protein NusG, producing the protein MSTSPDEQTTTHEWTDDGVTVSEQNDPQTNLEVEPTVEAELGAPAGEPAEAAAAEDTTEDPTEDTTEDAVEESTEPVDGEPADDAGEESTEDVPAAEVDPLEEFRTTLREKPGEWFVVHTYSGMENRVKANLENRISSLNMGDYIHEVVVPTEEVAEIKNGQRKLVKRTVLPGYVLVRMDLTDESWSAVRHTPSVTGFVGHSHQPVPLGLDEVEAMLAPAVRAEADAAAATAETAAGGARKATPRQQVTVADFDVSDSVMVVDGPFATLHATITEINAEAQRVKALVEIFGRETPVELSFNQIQKV; encoded by the coding sequence ATGAGCACCAGCCCTGACGAGCAGACAACCACCCACGAATGGACAGACGACGGAGTGACGGTGTCGGAGCAGAACGACCCACAGACCAACCTCGAGGTCGAGCCGACCGTTGAGGCCGAGCTGGGTGCCCCCGCCGGGGAGCCCGCGGAGGCTGCAGCGGCCGAGGACACCACGGAGGACCCCACGGAGGACACCACGGAGGACGCCGTCGAGGAGTCCACCGAGCCTGTCGACGGGGAGCCTGCCGACGACGCCGGCGAGGAGTCCACCGAGGACGTTCCGGCGGCCGAGGTCGACCCGCTCGAGGAGTTCCGCACGACCCTGCGGGAGAAGCCCGGTGAGTGGTTCGTGGTGCACACCTACTCCGGCATGGAGAACAGGGTCAAGGCCAACCTCGAGAACCGGATCTCCTCGCTGAACATGGGCGACTACATCCACGAGGTCGTGGTGCCGACCGAGGAGGTCGCCGAGATCAAGAACGGCCAGCGCAAGCTCGTCAAGCGCACCGTGCTCCCCGGCTACGTGCTGGTCCGGATGGACCTGACCGACGAGTCCTGGAGCGCCGTCCGCCACACGCCGTCGGTGACCGGGTTCGTCGGCCACAGCCACCAGCCGGTGCCGCTGGGCCTCGACGAGGTCGAGGCGATGCTCGCACCGGCAGTGCGCGCCGAGGCCGACGCGGCCGCCGCGACCGCAGAGACCGCCGCCGGTGGAGCACGCAAGGCAACGCCGCGTCAGCAGGTCACCGTTGCCGACTTCGACGTCTCCGACTCGGTGATGGTGGTCGACGGGCCGTTCGCCACGCTGCACGCGACGATCACCGAGATCAACGCCGAGGCACAGAGGGTCAAGGCCCTCGTCGAGATCTTCGGCCGGGAGACCCCGGTCGAGCTGAGCTTCAACCAGATCCAGAAGGTCTGA
- the secE gene encoding preprotein translocase subunit SecE, whose product MSESQSVRPGRPKKQPHERTSPVKFYRQVVAELRKVVWPTQPQLVTYFTVVVVFCLFLIGLVSLYDLAFGKLVFAVFG is encoded by the coding sequence GTGTCAGAGAGCCAGTCGGTACGCCCAGGGCGACCGAAGAAGCAGCCTCATGAGCGGACCAGCCCGGTCAAGTTCTACCGCCAGGTGGTCGCCGAGCTGCGCAAGGTCGTGTGGCCCACGCAGCCGCAGTTGGTCACCTACTTCACCGTGGTGGTGGTGTTCTGCCTGTTCCTGATCGGCCTGGTGTCGCTGTACGACCTCGCCTTCGGCAAGCTCGTCTTCGCGGTCTTCGGGTAG
- a CDS encoding aminotransferase class I/II-fold pyridoxal phosphate-dependent enzyme, translating into MTVSTQPLSSQSPEQVAAFLQAQRTAYDELRARGLKLDLTRGKPSTAQLDLADGLLALPHGTTDAAGVDTRNYGGLQGIRELREMFAELLWVEPEQVVAGGNSSLVLMREVLTDLWLKGAVDGERPWGQEEKVTFICPVPGYDRHFTLLSWFGIDTVTVPMNEDGPDPDAVAEIAASDPSVKGMWVVPTYANPTGSVASQEVAERLASMTTAAPDFKILWDNAYAFHHLTEDEAKSADVLSLASAAGHPHRPIMFASTSKITYAGAGVAFMAASVENVGWYLDHLGQGAIGPDKVNQLRHAQFFGSAQGVRDHMARHREIIAPKFAAVDRVLTERLGGLGVASWTRPTGGYFISLDVLDGTASRTIELARDAGVALTPAGSAFPHKDDPYDRNIRIAPTYPDLADVSAAMEAVATCVLLAAAEKLASA; encoded by the coding sequence GTGACCGTTTCCACCCAGCCACTGTCCAGCCAGTCCCCCGAGCAGGTCGCGGCGTTCCTGCAGGCCCAGCGCACGGCGTACGACGAGCTCCGCGCGCGCGGCCTCAAGCTCGACCTCACCCGCGGCAAGCCGTCGACGGCGCAGCTCGACCTGGCCGACGGCCTCCTCGCGCTCCCCCACGGCACCACCGACGCCGCCGGAGTCGACACCCGCAACTACGGCGGGCTCCAGGGCATCCGCGAGCTGCGCGAGATGTTCGCCGAGCTGCTCTGGGTCGAGCCCGAGCAGGTCGTCGCCGGCGGCAACTCCAGCCTGGTCCTGATGCGCGAGGTGCTCACCGACCTGTGGCTCAAGGGCGCCGTCGACGGCGAGCGTCCCTGGGGACAGGAGGAGAAGGTCACGTTCATCTGCCCGGTGCCGGGCTACGACCGGCACTTCACGCTGCTGTCGTGGTTCGGGATCGACACCGTCACCGTGCCGATGAACGAGGACGGACCCGACCCTGACGCCGTCGCGGAGATCGCCGCGAGCGACCCGTCGGTCAAGGGGATGTGGGTGGTGCCCACCTACGCGAACCCCACCGGCTCGGTGGCCAGCCAGGAGGTCGCGGAGCGGCTGGCCTCGATGACCACGGCCGCGCCGGACTTCAAGATCCTGTGGGACAACGCCTATGCGTTCCACCACCTCACCGAGGACGAGGCCAAGAGCGCCGACGTCCTCTCACTGGCGTCGGCAGCGGGCCATCCGCACCGACCGATCATGTTCGCCTCGACCTCGAAGATCACCTACGCGGGCGCCGGCGTGGCCTTCATGGCGGCGTCGGTGGAGAACGTGGGGTGGTACCTCGACCATCTCGGCCAGGGCGCGATCGGGCCGGACAAGGTCAACCAGCTCAGGCATGCGCAGTTCTTCGGATCGGCACAGGGGGTGCGCGACCATATGGCGCGCCATCGGGAGATCATCGCGCCGAAGTTCGCGGCGGTGGACCGGGTCCTCACCGAGCGCCTGGGAGGTCTCGGGGTCGCGTCCTGGACCCGCCCGACGGGTGGCTACTTCATCAGCCTCGACGTGCTCGACGGCACCGCGTCGCGCACGATCGAGCTGGCCCGCGACGCCGGGGTCGCCCTCACACCCGCGGGCTCCGCGTTCCCGCACAAGGACGACCCTTACGACCGCAACATCCGGATCGCACCGACCTATCCGGACCTGGCCGACGTGTCGGCCGCCATGGAGGCGGTCGCGACCTGTGTGCTGTTGGCTGCCGCGGAGAAGCTCGCCTCCGCATGA
- a CDS encoding adenosine deaminase produces MTSASETGIRSVAELPKAHLHLHFTGSMRHATLLELAERDGITLPDALVEDWPPQLSAADEKGWFRFQRLYDVARSVLRTEGDVRRLVREAAEDDRRDGGRWLEIQVDPSGYAARFGGITAFTDLVLDAVAETSRDVGIGMAVVIAANRTRHPLDARSLARLAAQYVGRGVVGFGLSNDERRGRTDDFGPAFRIAERAGLLLDPHGGELLGPASVRACLDSLHAGRLGHGIRVTEDPALLDRVVASGVALEVCPVSNVALGVYPDLGSVPLPDLLAAGATVALGADDPLLFGSRLAGQYATMRAAHELTDDQLAGLARSSILASCAADADKVRWSSEIDDWLADDPCSAARMGP; encoded by the coding sequence ATGACCAGCGCCAGCGAGACTGGCATCAGGTCCGTCGCTGAGCTCCCCAAGGCTCACCTGCACCTGCACTTCACCGGATCGATGCGGCACGCCACCCTGCTGGAGCTCGCCGAGCGGGACGGGATCACCCTCCCCGACGCCCTCGTCGAGGACTGGCCGCCGCAGCTGTCCGCGGCGGACGAGAAGGGCTGGTTCCGCTTCCAGCGGCTCTACGACGTCGCCCGGTCGGTCCTGCGCACCGAGGGCGACGTACGCCGGCTGGTGCGCGAGGCCGCCGAGGACGACCGCCGCGACGGCGGACGCTGGCTGGAGATCCAGGTGGACCCGAGCGGGTACGCCGCCCGGTTCGGTGGCATCACCGCCTTCACCGACCTCGTCCTCGATGCGGTCGCCGAGACCTCCCGCGACGTCGGGATCGGGATGGCGGTGGTGATCGCGGCGAACCGCACCCGCCATCCCCTGGACGCCCGGAGCCTGGCCAGGCTGGCCGCGCAGTACGTCGGTCGCGGTGTGGTCGGCTTCGGCCTGTCCAATGACGAGCGGCGCGGGCGCACCGACGACTTCGGTCCGGCGTTCCGCATCGCCGAGCGCGCCGGACTGCTCCTGGACCCGCACGGGGGCGAGCTGCTCGGCCCGGCCTCGGTGCGTGCCTGCCTCGACTCCTTGCACGCGGGGCGGCTGGGCCACGGGATCCGGGTCACCGAGGACCCGGCCCTCCTCGACCGGGTGGTGGCGAGCGGGGTCGCGCTCGAGGTCTGCCCCGTCTCCAACGTCGCCCTCGGCGTCTATCCCGACCTCGGCTCGGTGCCGCTTCCCGACCTGCTGGCTGCCGGCGCGACGGTCGCGCTCGGGGCCGATGACCCCCTTCTCTTCGGCTCCCGTCTCGCCGGCCAGTACGCCACCATGCGTGCGGCGCACGAGCTCACCGACGACCAGCTCGCCGGGCTGGCGCGCTCGTCGATCCTGGCCTCATGCGCCGCGGACGCGGACAAGGTGCGCTGGAGCTCGGAGATCGACGACTGGCTGGCCGACGACCCGTGCTCGGCTGCAAGGATGGGGCCATGA
- a CDS encoding DUF4190 domain-containing protein, with product MSDYPGQQPDPDRPAADQPEPTRPLDQEPPARQEPEPPYPSQQPPAAYPTQPPQYPTQPPQAGPGYPAYPPPYPQQPQGQFHGQLGAPAQYQYPMAPQRPVHDKAGLALGLGIGGLVGSLVLCGLPLLLCPFAWAIGQRARKDIQRSGGQLDGDGMALAGMICGIVGTVLLVLAVLALIVFGVLLVVGSAGISSSTSA from the coding sequence ATGAGCGACTACCCCGGCCAGCAGCCCGACCCGGACCGGCCCGCGGCGGACCAGCCCGAGCCGACCCGTCCGCTGGACCAGGAGCCGCCCGCCCGACAGGAGCCGGAGCCGCCGTACCCCTCGCAGCAGCCCCCGGCTGCCTACCCGACCCAGCCGCCGCAGTACCCGACCCAGCCCCCCCAGGCCGGGCCCGGCTACCCGGCGTACCCGCCGCCGTACCCCCAGCAGCCCCAGGGTCAGTTCCACGGGCAGCTGGGTGCGCCGGCGCAGTACCAGTACCCGATGGCGCCGCAGCGGCCCGTGCACGACAAGGCCGGGCTCGCACTCGGCCTCGGCATCGGCGGCCTGGTGGGGAGCCTGGTGCTCTGCGGGCTGCCGCTGTTGCTCTGCCCGTTCGCGTGGGCGATCGGTCAGCGGGCGCGCAAGGACATCCAGCGCTCCGGCGGCCAGCTCGACGGTGACGGGATGGCCCTGGCCGGGATGATCTGCGGCATCGTCGGCACCGTGCTGCTCGTGCTCGCCGTGCTGGCGCTGATCGTCTTCGGAGTGCTGCTGGTCGTCGGCTCCGCCGGGATCAGCTCCTCCACCAGCGCCTGA
- a CDS encoding UDP-N-acetylmuramate dehydrogenase — MAGPCWAIRWRCWVAERLAAHTTLRVGGPAAEFVSARTEADLVRAVADADAAGTPVLVLGGGSNLVVADAGFPGRVVEVATTGVSADSDDPDDLACLGAVSVTVAAGEGWDDFVARTVSSGWVGVEALSGIPGSVGATPIQNVGAYGQEVAQTVASVRTWDRVDRAQRTFAAAECGFDYRTSRFKQQPDRYVVLEVTYLMRQGTLGGPIAYAELAGALDLPVGARAPLAAVREAVLALRSRKGMVLDAGDHDTWSAGSFFTNPVLAPGQVPEGAPSWPQPDGRVKTSAAWLIEHAGFGKGYGAGPARLSCKHTLALTNRGGASTDDLLVLAREVRDGVRGRFGIELVNEPVLVGCAL; from the coding sequence ATGGCCGGACCGTGCTGGGCAATCCGGTGGCGGTGCTGGGTGGCTGAGCGGCTCGCCGCGCACACCACGTTACGTGTCGGTGGCCCGGCCGCGGAGTTCGTCAGCGCGAGGACCGAGGCGGACCTGGTGCGCGCGGTGGCGGACGCCGATGCCGCCGGGACCCCGGTGCTGGTTCTCGGCGGCGGCAGCAACCTGGTGGTCGCCGATGCCGGCTTCCCGGGCCGCGTGGTGGAGGTCGCCACCACGGGGGTGTCGGCGGACTCCGATGATCCCGACGACCTGGCCTGTCTGGGCGCCGTCAGTGTGACGGTCGCCGCGGGCGAGGGGTGGGACGACTTCGTGGCGCGGACGGTGTCGTCCGGATGGGTCGGCGTCGAGGCGCTCTCGGGCATCCCCGGCTCGGTCGGGGCCACCCCGATCCAGAACGTCGGCGCCTACGGCCAGGAGGTCGCCCAGACCGTCGCATCCGTGCGCACCTGGGACCGTGTCGACCGTGCCCAGCGCACGTTCGCGGCCGCCGAGTGCGGCTTCGACTACCGGACCAGCCGGTTCAAGCAGCAGCCCGATCGCTACGTCGTGCTCGAGGTGACCTACCTGATGCGCCAGGGGACCCTCGGCGGGCCGATCGCCTACGCCGAGCTCGCGGGAGCCCTCGACCTCCCGGTCGGCGCGAGAGCGCCACTGGCCGCGGTCCGGGAGGCCGTGCTGGCGTTGCGCTCCCGCAAGGGCATGGTGCTCGACGCCGGCGATCACGACACCTGGAGCGCCGGGTCGTTCTTCACCAACCCGGTCCTCGCTCCCGGTCAGGTTCCCGAGGGCGCGCCGTCGTGGCCCCAGCCCGACGGCCGCGTCAAGACCAGCGCGGCCTGGCTGATCGAGCACGCCGGCTTCGGCAAGGGGTACGGCGCCGGCCCCGCTCGGCTGTCGTGCAAGCACACCTTGGCCCTGACCAACCGGGGTGGTGCCAGCACGGACGACCTGCTCGTCCTCGCCCGCGAGGTGCGTGACGGCGTACGAGGCCGCTTCGGGATCGAGCTCGTCAACGAGCCCGTGCTCGTCGGCTGCGCGCTCTGA